In Thermorudis peleae, a genomic segment contains:
- a CDS encoding ABC transporter ATP-binding protein, with amino-acid sequence MPELQLALDQVTQEFRVGRRSVRAVDHVSLTIAPGQVICLVGESGSGKTTTGKIAAGLLKPTAGSVRFGGQDIWQLDHDAFRRFRRAVQIIHQDPYASLNPVHTVYDTLAAPLQHHGFTRGQAATLRRVHELLTLVDLTPPENFLWKYPHQLSGGQRQRVAIARALTVQPQFIVADEATSMVDVSIRVSLLNTLRRLRDDLGVGFLFITHDLAIAKYFGWEGSIAVMYLGRVVEIGPTPALINTPQHPYTRALLAAIPEPDPDLTRSKQKLQLRSLDIPSLLNIPPGCSFHPRCPLFEAGLCDTIVPELTPLDGRRVACHIVAREHANGHALPPAAAGTGGESTALSPSSGLNPSG; translated from the coding sequence ATGCCTGAGCTTCAGCTTGCCCTTGACCAGGTCACCCAGGAATTCCGCGTTGGTCGGCGTTCGGTTCGCGCAGTCGATCATGTCTCGCTCACCATCGCCCCGGGCCAGGTCATCTGTCTCGTTGGCGAAAGCGGCTCTGGCAAGACAACAACCGGCAAAATTGCTGCAGGATTGCTCAAACCTACGGCCGGCAGCGTGCGCTTCGGCGGTCAGGACATCTGGCAACTCGACCATGACGCATTCCGCCGTTTCCGCCGTGCCGTCCAGATCATCCACCAGGATCCCTACGCATCGCTCAATCCGGTCCATACCGTCTACGATACCCTTGCCGCGCCCCTCCAGCATCACGGCTTCACGCGCGGCCAGGCCGCCACACTCCGGCGTGTCCACGAGCTGCTTACCCTCGTTGATCTCACGCCTCCCGAAAACTTCCTCTGGAAATACCCGCATCAACTCTCTGGTGGCCAGCGCCAGCGTGTCGCCATCGCGCGAGCCCTGACCGTCCAACCCCAGTTCATCGTGGCCGATGAGGCAACCTCGATGGTCGACGTCTCCATTCGGGTCAGCCTGCTGAACACCCTTCGCCGCCTGCGCGACGACTTGGGCGTCGGGTTCTTGTTCATCACGCACGACCTTGCAATCGCCAAATATTTCGGCTGGGAAGGCTCGATCGCCGTCATGTACCTTGGCCGCGTCGTCGAAATCGGCCCGACTCCAGCCTTAATCAACACCCCGCAGCACCCATACACCCGTGCCTTGCTCGCTGCGATCCCGGAGCCCGATCCAGATCTGACCCGCAGCAAGCAGAAGCTGCAGCTCCGCAGTCTTGATATTCCCAGCCTCCTCAACATTCCACCGGGCTGTAGCTTCCACCCACGTTGTCCACTCTTTGAAGCCGGCTTGTGCGACACGATCGTGCCGGAACTGACGCCACTGGATGGACGACGGGTCGCCTGCCACATCGTCGCTCGTGAGCACGCGAACGGTCATGCGCTGCCACCGGCAGCAGCGGGAACAGGGGGTGAGAGCACAGCGCTGTCGCCGTCAAGCGGTCTGAATCCATCCGGGTAA
- a CDS encoding SIS domain-containing protein — protein sequence MSVLAEEIAEQPEVLARALIQAQPAVEAAANAVVTFAPDSVVIAARGSSDNAARYAQYLFGALNRLVVALATPSLVTLYHQPPNFAGKLVIGISQSGRSPDIVGVIAEARQQGALTLAITNDPSSPLAASAAHVLPLYAGPERALPATKTYTAQLLVLAMLSAALSGDQTRWNALRQVPALVQETLMRNTIIAQRVERFRYADRFAVIGRGFNYATAFEIALKVKETSYAIAEPYSSADFRHGPIALIEPGFPVVLVAPSGLVFADMAALAHELAALRAELIVISDDAALLERAGTPLPLPPGVPEWLSPLVAVIPGQLFALHLALLRGLDPDQPRGLRKVTETR from the coding sequence ATGAGTGTGTTAGCTGAGGAAATCGCCGAACAGCCAGAGGTGCTGGCCCGGGCGCTCATCCAGGCGCAGCCAGCCGTCGAAGCCGCGGCGAACGCAGTCGTGACCTTTGCCCCTGACAGCGTCGTCATTGCGGCACGAGGCAGCTCTGACAACGCAGCGCGCTATGCCCAGTACCTCTTCGGCGCACTTAACCGGCTCGTTGTCGCACTGGCCACGCCATCACTGGTGACGCTCTACCACCAGCCACCGAACTTTGCTGGCAAGCTCGTGATCGGCATTAGCCAATCCGGACGATCGCCCGACATTGTTGGAGTCATTGCCGAAGCACGGCAACAAGGCGCGCTCACCCTTGCGATTACGAATGACCCTTCCTCGCCACTCGCCGCCAGTGCAGCCCACGTGCTTCCCCTCTACGCAGGACCGGAACGCGCGCTACCAGCAACCAAGACCTATACGGCGCAGTTACTCGTGTTGGCAATGCTGAGTGCAGCGCTCAGCGGTGATCAAACCCGATGGAATGCGCTGCGCCAGGTCCCGGCCTTGGTGCAGGAAACGCTGATGCGCAACACGATCATTGCGCAACGGGTTGAGCGCTTTCGCTATGCCGATCGCTTTGCGGTCATCGGGCGCGGCTTTAACTACGCGACCGCGTTCGAAATCGCGCTCAAAGTGAAAGAGACAAGTTACGCCATCGCCGAGCCATATTCATCAGCAGACTTCCGCCATGGGCCAATCGCGCTCATTGAACCAGGCTTCCCAGTTGTGCTAGTTGCCCCAAGTGGACTCGTCTTCGCGGATATGGCTGCTCTTGCGCATGAGCTTGCGGCACTCCGGGCGGAGCTTATCGTGATTTCGGATGATGCCGCGCTGCTCGAACGCGCCGGAACGCCGTTACCATTGCCACCTGGCGTGCCAGAATGGCTCTCGCCGCTGGTTGCGGTCATCCCCGGCCAGCTCTTCGCGCTCCATCTTGCACTGCTCCGCGGCCTTGACCCCGATCAGCCTCGAGGGCTGCGCAAAGTGACGGAAACGCGGTAG
- a CDS encoding ABC transporter ATP-binding protein, which translates to MTAQTPHTQPVLAVRDLIVDYQTRAGWVHAVRGISFDLYPNESLALIGESGCGKSTLGLALLRLLPKSAETRGTVHYRFRDGQTTDILTLDDDATRAYRWKECAMVFQGALNALNPVLRIAEQFWDTARAHARLSKAEVYDRAEHLLRLVQLEPGRVLRAYPHELSGGMRQRVMIALSLLLDPQVIIYDEPTTALDILTQRAIIDMLRQLRDQLGFAMIFISHDLALAAELADRVATMYAGKIVELGNVREIFYRSRHPYTVGLLKAVPPITGDLYEIASIPGSPPGLITPPSGCSFHPRCPYAQPRCSQEEPPLYHVADGHTSACHYWQRVTLERQVVEHA; encoded by the coding sequence ATGACGGCACAAACACCTCACACGCAGCCCGTGCTCGCTGTACGCGACTTGATCGTCGACTACCAAACCCGTGCCGGATGGGTCCACGCTGTGCGCGGCATTAGCTTCGACCTCTATCCCAACGAAAGCCTCGCGCTGATCGGTGAAAGCGGCTGTGGCAAATCGACGCTTGGCCTTGCCCTCCTCCGTCTGCTGCCGAAAAGCGCCGAGACACGCGGCACCGTCCACTACCGTTTCCGCGATGGACAGACCACCGACATCCTGACACTCGACGACGACGCGACCCGCGCGTACCGCTGGAAAGAGTGCGCCATGGTCTTCCAGGGTGCCCTCAACGCCCTCAATCCCGTGCTCCGCATCGCCGAGCAGTTCTGGGACACCGCGCGTGCCCATGCCCGCCTCTCGAAAGCCGAAGTCTATGATCGCGCTGAGCACTTGCTCCGCCTCGTCCAGCTCGAGCCGGGCCGGGTGCTGCGCGCCTACCCGCATGAACTCTCCGGCGGCATGCGCCAGCGGGTCATGATCGCACTTAGCCTGCTGCTCGACCCCCAGGTGATCATCTACGACGAGCCGACCACTGCCCTCGACATCCTCACGCAACGCGCCATCATCGACATGCTGCGTCAGCTTCGCGACCAACTCGGCTTCGCCATGATTTTCATCTCGCACGACCTCGCCCTCGCCGCTGAGCTAGCCGACCGTGTCGCGACAATGTACGCTGGCAAAATCGTCGAACTCGGCAACGTCCGCGAGATCTTCTATCGATCACGGCATCCATATACCGTCGGCTTGCTCAAAGCGGTCCCGCCAATCACTGGCGACCTCTACGAGATCGCCTCAATTCCGGGTAGCCCGCCTGGACTCATCACACCGCCTTCCGGCTGTAGCTTCCATCCACGCTGCCCCTATGCCCAACCACGCTGCAGCCAGGAAGAGCCGCCCCTGTATCACGTCGCCGACGGTCATACCAGCGCCTGCCACTACTGGCAGCGCGTCACCCTCGAACGACAGGTGGTCGAGCATGCCTGA
- a CDS encoding Gfo/Idh/MocA family protein produces the protein MAKPVELVMVGAGNRGYLAYGGYAERHPEDVRFVAVAEPDEGRRARFAQAHHIPPERQFRSWEELAERPQLAEGLVNATMDRQHFPSTVQFLALGYHVLLEKPMTTTPEHAVLLAQLAERHGRILQIAHVLRYAPFFRTIYEIVTSGRLGEIVSLDWRENLSFLHFAHSFIRGNWSNTERASPMILTKCCHDLDLLVWIIGRHCVRLSSFGSLTHFTPQRVGPEIPERCTDGCPIADNCPYYAPRIYLDLVPPTSPFRQAVSLDQSREGMLAALRTGPYGRCVYHCDNTAVDHQVVLMEFDGQLAVSLTMQGCSHVEGRTVRIDGTRATLLANESRREIQLFDHLTGTAETLRLATPPGGHGGGDEGLMRAFVAAVREGRPILTSAQQSVESHLLAFAAESARLGGAVVNMEEFRQKVTEAAAHLPEAVGGAVTR, from the coding sequence ATGGCAAAGCCAGTCGAGCTCGTCATGGTCGGCGCGGGAAACCGCGGGTATCTTGCCTACGGCGGCTACGCCGAACGCCATCCAGAAGATGTGCGGTTCGTTGCCGTCGCCGAGCCTGATGAAGGGCGTCGTGCGCGCTTCGCGCAGGCCCACCATATCCCGCCCGAGCGCCAGTTTCGCTCGTGGGAAGAGCTTGCCGAGCGCCCACAGCTTGCTGAGGGGCTGGTGAACGCCACCATGGATCGCCAGCATTTCCCTAGCACTGTCCAGTTCCTGGCCCTCGGCTACCACGTCCTTCTTGAAAAGCCGATGACGACGACACCCGAACACGCGGTCCTCCTGGCGCAACTCGCCGAGCGCCACGGGCGGATCCTGCAGATCGCGCACGTCTTGCGCTATGCTCCCTTCTTCCGCACGATCTACGAGATCGTCACCAGCGGACGGCTCGGCGAGATCGTCTCTCTCGACTGGCGCGAGAACTTGAGCTTCCTCCACTTCGCCCATAGCTTCATCCGTGGCAACTGGTCGAATACCGAACGTGCAAGCCCCATGATCCTGACCAAGTGCTGTCACGACCTCGACCTTCTGGTCTGGATCATTGGCCGGCACTGCGTCCGTCTCTCCTCCTTTGGCTCACTCACCCATTTCACGCCACAGCGCGTTGGCCCAGAGATCCCCGAGCGGTGCACTGATGGCTGCCCAATCGCCGACAACTGCCCATACTACGCGCCACGGATCTACCTCGACCTTGTGCCGCCAACGAGCCCCTTCCGCCAAGCAGTCTCGCTCGACCAGAGCCGCGAAGGCATGCTCGCAGCCTTGCGCACAGGCCCATATGGCCGCTGCGTCTATCACTGCGACAACACAGCCGTCGACCACCAGGTTGTCCTCATGGAATTCGATGGCCAACTCGCTGTGTCGTTAACGATGCAAGGCTGCTCACACGTCGAGGGACGAACGGTGCGCATTGACGGCACGCGCGCAACGCTGTTGGCCAACGAGTCACGCCGCGAAATCCAGCTCTTTGACCATCTCACTGGCACAGCAGAAACGCTTCGTCTGGCAACGCCGCCTGGTGGGCATGGTGGCGGCGATGAAGGGCTGATGCGGGCATTCGTCGCCGCTGTGCGTGAAGGGCGGCCGATCTTGACCTCGGCCCAGCAGTCGGTTGAAAGCCATTTGCTCGCCTTTGCGGCCGAAAGCGCGCGATTAGGTGGCGCAGTCGTCAACATGGAGGAGTTTCGCCAAAAGGTGACGGAGGCAGCAGCACACTTACCTGAAGCAGTCGGCGGGGCCGTAACGCGATGA
- the nagA gene encoding N-acetylglucosamine-6-phosphate deacetylase: MALTLEDVHIIDARGEQPASRIVLDNGHIFAVGPDVTPAGHRVALDGMLALPGFIELHTHGGGGFALHTTDPNEILAYARWVASTGTTAFLITVVGVPQALPIVQLHAAASAIAQTSQGAEPLGIHLEGPYLNPTRRGAHHPSWLRLPDPDDVRALLAAAQGQLRLVTLAPELPGAAAAITQFRDAGVTVSIGHTDASYEQARDAIAHGISHATHCFNAMPPLLHRAPGPLGAIIEAKHVTGELIVDGVHVHPAAARALLYALGAERTVAITDAQPIAGVAELRGFTFAGQPAEVRDGAARLADGTIAGSILTMDQALRNLVQTLELDLPTASRLLSLNPARVAGAAERKGIIAAGYDADIVLLDKGLCVQATFCRGRLAYVSEEWRERFPAEAAYATH, from the coding sequence ATGGCGCTGACACTCGAGGACGTCCACATCATTGATGCAAGAGGCGAGCAACCGGCAAGTCGGATTGTCCTTGACAACGGGCACATTTTCGCTGTCGGGCCAGACGTGACACCGGCTGGCCACCGTGTCGCACTCGACGGCATGCTCGCGCTGCCTGGATTCATTGAGCTGCACACCCACGGCGGAGGTGGTTTTGCCCTTCACACAACTGATCCTAACGAAATCCTCGCGTACGCACGGTGGGTCGCATCAACCGGTACAACGGCTTTTCTGATCACCGTTGTGGGGGTGCCGCAGGCACTACCAATCGTCCAGTTGCACGCTGCGGCGAGCGCGATAGCCCAGACAAGCCAGGGAGCTGAGCCGTTAGGCATTCACCTCGAAGGACCATACCTCAATCCAACGCGGCGAGGCGCTCATCATCCCTCGTGGCTGCGACTTCCTGACCCCGACGATGTCCGCGCCCTCCTCGCTGCCGCCCAAGGGCAACTCCGCCTCGTTACACTTGCGCCAGAACTGCCTGGGGCAGCTGCCGCAATTACGCAGTTCCGAGACGCGGGGGTAACTGTCAGTATTGGCCACACGGACGCAAGTTATGAGCAGGCCCGTGACGCGATCGCCCACGGCATTTCGCATGCGACGCACTGCTTCAACGCGATGCCACCGCTGCTTCACCGTGCTCCGGGACCACTCGGCGCGATCATCGAAGCCAAGCATGTGACAGGCGAACTGATCGTCGATGGCGTCCACGTTCATCCGGCGGCAGCACGAGCGTTACTCTACGCGCTTGGCGCCGAGCGCACCGTGGCGATCACAGACGCCCAACCGATTGCGGGTGTAGCTGAACTTCGCGGTTTTACATTCGCTGGCCAGCCAGCCGAAGTGCGCGACGGAGCAGCCCGGCTGGCCGACGGAACCATCGCTGGCAGCATCCTCACGATGGACCAAGCGCTGCGCAACCTTGTCCAGACGCTGGAACTTGACCTGCCGACAGCAAGTCGCTTGCTGAGCCTCAACCCGGCACGGGTTGCAGGGGCAGCAGAACGCAAAGGCATCATCGCTGCTGGGTATGACGCTGACATCGTGCTCCTCGACAAGGGCCTTTGCGTGCAGGCAACGTTCTGCCGTGGCCGGCTGGCGTACGTGAGCGAGGAATGGCGGGAGCGGTTCCCGGCGGAGGCCGCATATGCCACGCACTAG
- a CDS encoding ABC transporter substrate-binding protein: MVQLHSPETTPRYSRRRFLTLTGGIAASALLAACGGKQTSQGGSTPTAGNTTSTTTPATTSAPATATPARTTTGGTKEIHGAASYQLPPNGHFNLLEGVTQGILAPTIYYDLVLAPSAMYYWKEQKWMPLLAEKWGFDANAGTFTINLKSGLKWSDGSPLTSQDYLATFWCEWVLRNVLWKYVKTVEAPNDTTIILRLSDVSSVVERYALKLHIVPAKLYGQYGQQAQQLAQAGKTQDDPEAKALLDQITRFRPDQILASGPFQFDYKSITNAQLVLVKNPNGVMASTTHFDRVVLYNYTGLPDLTTLVLSKQIDYHTGAFPPPTEKALIQQGFRIIRPPIYSGPALGFNLDKVPEFKDKRVRQALAYLIDRNQSGAVSLGDSGKGVKYMAGFSDVLLPSWLDADAMGKLNTYQRDPNKAAQLLTAAGWKQTGDGWQTPDGKPAKYELVFPSGYPDWSASAQNIADQLKPAFQITLRSIDTPQYTNEIAKGNFQWAILAWGSSSSPHPHFSFVQDLFTNNIPIAANFGGRGMAFELKQQTDVVGPVDLEQLVVQAAAGLDQAKQRQTVTTLALAFNELLPIIPLWERYGNNPVLENVRVKPWPPDSNPIYLNSPYGDNFGIMMLMDGTLQPV, translated from the coding sequence ATGGTCCAGTTGCATAGCCCTGAGACGACACCCCGCTATAGCCGCCGTCGGTTCTTGACCCTTACTGGTGGCATTGCCGCAAGCGCACTGCTCGCTGCCTGCGGCGGCAAGCAGACAAGCCAGGGCGGCAGTACGCCCACCGCTGGCAACACGACCAGCACGACAACACCGGCCACGACGTCCGCACCGGCTACTGCGACACCCGCACGCACGACAACTGGGGGAACGAAAGAAATTCACGGTGCAGCCTCGTACCAGCTGCCACCGAACGGCCACTTCAATCTCCTCGAGGGCGTGACCCAAGGCATCCTCGCGCCCACAATCTACTACGATCTCGTGCTCGCTCCAAGCGCAATGTACTACTGGAAAGAACAGAAGTGGATGCCACTGCTCGCCGAGAAATGGGGGTTCGATGCCAACGCCGGGACCTTTACCATCAACCTCAAGAGCGGGTTGAAGTGGAGTGATGGCTCACCACTAACATCGCAAGATTACCTCGCAACCTTCTGGTGCGAATGGGTCTTGCGCAACGTACTCTGGAAATATGTCAAAACCGTCGAAGCTCCGAACGACACAACGATTATCTTGCGCTTGAGCGACGTTTCAAGCGTGGTTGAACGCTACGCGCTGAAGTTGCACATCGTGCCAGCAAAGCTCTACGGTCAATACGGCCAGCAAGCACAGCAACTCGCGCAAGCTGGCAAGACCCAGGACGATCCCGAGGCCAAAGCACTGCTCGATCAGATCACCCGTTTCCGCCCCGACCAGATCCTCGCAAGTGGGCCCTTCCAGTTCGACTATAAGAGCATTACCAACGCCCAGCTCGTGCTGGTCAAAAATCCCAACGGCGTCATGGCCAGCACCACACACTTCGATCGCGTTGTCCTCTATAACTACACCGGCCTTCCCGATCTAACGACCCTGGTTCTCTCCAAGCAAATCGACTATCACACCGGCGCATTCCCTCCGCCAACGGAGAAAGCGCTAATCCAGCAAGGCTTTCGCATTATCCGTCCGCCGATTTACTCTGGCCCCGCTCTCGGCTTTAACTTGGACAAGGTACCGGAGTTCAAGGACAAGCGCGTCCGCCAGGCACTGGCCTACCTGATCGATCGCAACCAGAGCGGGGCAGTCTCGTTGGGCGATTCTGGTAAAGGCGTCAAGTACATGGCTGGCTTCTCCGACGTCCTCTTGCCAAGCTGGCTTGATGCTGATGCAATGGGCAAACTCAACACCTATCAACGCGACCCGAATAAAGCCGCGCAACTCCTGACCGCTGCCGGCTGGAAGCAAACGGGAGACGGCTGGCAGACGCCGGACGGCAAGCCGGCCAAGTACGAACTAGTCTTCCCCTCTGGCTATCCCGACTGGTCAGCCTCTGCCCAAAATATCGCTGACCAGCTCAAGCCAGCGTTCCAGATCACCTTACGCAGCATCGACACGCCCCAATACACCAACGAGATCGCTAAAGGAAATTTCCAATGGGCAATTCTCGCCTGGGGATCGAGCAGCAGCCCACATCCACACTTCTCCTTTGTCCAAGACCTTTTCACCAACAACATTCCGATCGCCGCGAATTTCGGCGGCCGCGGTATGGCGTTCGAACTCAAGCAGCAGACCGATGTCGTGGGCCCGGTCGACCTTGAGCAACTCGTCGTCCAAGCCGCGGCTGGACTTGATCAGGCCAAGCAACGGCAGACCGTCACGACTTTAGCGCTCGCCTTCAACGAACTCTTACCTATCATTCCACTCTGGGAGCGCTACGGGAACAATCCAGTGCTTGAAAACGTTCGCGTCAAGCCATGGCCGCCGGATAGCAACCCGATCTACCTGAACTCACCCTACGGCGACAACTTCGGGATCATGATGCTCATGGATGGCACGCTCCAACCCGTCTAA
- a CDS encoding ABC transporter permease: MTAQPELLAMKPPSLAHRLARSLRLGLSVLWQNKVGFLGFLGVLFFIALALFGPLIAPSSGEPNMAQIYQPPSWSHPLGTDYEGRDVLTQVVRGGRPIILVGALAAILSTLIAITLGALVAYVEGVLDSIVMLITDVVLTIPQLPLLVVLAAFVRLNRPWLLALILALLNWPTLLRAVRAQVLSLKAREYVEAARALDLGLFHILFREILPNMASYILMSFTIGMTGAIYGQVVLYFLGLAPLAGDNWGIMLNLAWTRGAIFYRDSMPYILAPVIAISLLQLSMVTMTRSLEQVFNPRLREG; this comes from the coding sequence ATGACCGCCCAGCCTGAGCTCCTGGCGATGAAGCCGCCCAGCCTCGCGCACCGCCTCGCACGGAGCCTCCGCCTTGGCCTGAGTGTGCTCTGGCAGAACAAGGTCGGCTTCCTCGGCTTTCTCGGCGTGCTGTTCTTCATTGCGCTCGCCCTCTTTGGCCCGCTCATCGCCCCCTCATCCGGCGAGCCGAACATGGCCCAAATCTATCAGCCGCCAAGCTGGTCTCACCCCCTTGGCACCGATTACGAAGGCCGCGATGTGCTGACGCAAGTCGTGCGCGGCGGCCGTCCAATCATCCTCGTGGGCGCGCTCGCCGCAATCCTCTCCACGCTCATCGCCATCACGCTCGGCGCCCTCGTCGCCTACGTTGAAGGGGTGCTCGACAGCATTGTCATGCTCATCACCGACGTCGTGCTGACGATCCCGCAGTTGCCATTGCTCGTTGTCCTTGCCGCATTCGTCCGGCTGAATCGCCCCTGGCTCCTCGCCCTCATCCTGGCACTGCTCAACTGGCCAACACTGCTCCGGGCCGTCCGTGCCCAGGTCCTCTCCCTCAAAGCGCGTGAGTATGTCGAAGCGGCCCGCGCACTTGACCTTGGCCTGTTCCATATCCTCTTCCGCGAAATCCTGCCCAACATGGCCAGCTACATCTTGATGAGCTTTACCATCGGCATGACTGGCGCCATCTACGGTCAAGTCGTGCTCTACTTCCTCGGTCTTGCCCCGCTTGCCGGCGACAACTGGGGCATCATGCTCAACCTTGCCTGGACACGCGGCGCCATCTTCTACCGCGACAGCATGCCGTATATCCTCGCGCCAGTCATCGCAATCTCACTGCTTCAGCTCTCGATGGTCACCATGACACGATCGCTTGAGCAGGTGTTTAACCCACGATTGCGTGAAGGGTAA
- a CDS encoding ABC transporter substrate-binding protein translates to MTQERHMPRLSRRRFLAFVGGATASAMLAACGGGSKATPTTAPAQTSASPTAAAAGQTPTAAATPTKAAVATTGKEFHGAWPYLVPPNGHFNLLDGVTKGILAGGIYHDVVLSPMAMYYWKQKQWLPLLAEKWSFDPSANTFTVTLKTGLKWSDGSSLTSKDVATTLWCVRALRNVVWKYIDTVETPDERTVRVHMNNPSTVVERYMLKLHIVADKQYGSLAKQVQDLFNSGKNMDAPEGQQVLNAITNFRPDQILASGPFQFDYKSITNAQLTLVKNPNGVNADKVLFDKLVIFNGETPDVTPVVLSKQVDYATHGFPPATEKAFQQAGIRIIRPPVYSGPALLFNLDKLPEFKDKRARQAIAHAIDRNQNGTVALGDSGKAVKYMAGFSDIMVPDWLGQDTLSKLNTYPYDTSKAEQLLTAAGWKKNGNTWQTPDGKNAEYELLFPAEYADWSAAAQNAAEQLTKFGIKVTPRSITYSQQPIEVDKGNFQLAIQAWGSSTNPHPHFSFVQDLFTHNIPIAANQGGKGMAFELKQQTDVLGQVDLEQLVVQAGQGLDEAKQKDAVAKVALAFNELVPMVPLWERYGNNPVIEGVRVQPWPADSDPIYLNAPYGDNFCVMMLLTGTLKPV, encoded by the coding sequence ATGACGCAAGAGCGCCACATGCCACGACTGAGCCGACGCCGGTTCCTGGCGTTCGTCGGTGGTGCCACCGCAAGTGCGATGCTCGCGGCCTGCGGCGGCGGGAGCAAGGCCACGCCAACCACCGCCCCCGCACAAACCAGCGCATCACCAACCGCTGCGGCAGCTGGCCAAACACCGACTGCTGCGGCAACGCCGACCAAGGCCGCCGTTGCGACGACCGGCAAAGAATTCCATGGTGCGTGGCCGTACCTTGTGCCACCGAACGGCCATTTCAACCTGCTCGATGGCGTGACCAAAGGAATCCTCGCCGGCGGCATTTACCACGACGTCGTCCTCTCCCCCATGGCCATGTACTACTGGAAACAGAAGCAGTGGCTGCCGCTCTTGGCCGAGAAGTGGAGCTTCGACCCAAGCGCCAACACCTTCACCGTCACGCTCAAGACCGGGCTCAAGTGGAGCGATGGCTCGTCCTTGACGTCCAAGGACGTGGCCACAACCCTCTGGTGTGTCCGCGCCCTGCGAAACGTCGTCTGGAAGTACATCGACACGGTCGAAACACCAGACGAGCGCACGGTGCGCGTCCACATGAACAATCCTTCCACCGTCGTCGAACGCTACATGCTCAAGCTCCACATCGTCGCCGACAAACAGTACGGCAGCCTCGCCAAGCAAGTCCAAGACCTCTTCAATAGCGGCAAGAACATGGACGCGCCCGAAGGCCAGCAAGTGCTCAATGCTATTACCAACTTCCGCCCCGACCAGATCCTGGCGAGCGGCCCATTCCAGTTCGATTACAAGAGCATCACCAACGCCCAGCTCACGCTCGTCAAGAACCCGAACGGTGTCAACGCCGACAAGGTGCTCTTTGATAAGCTCGTGATCTTCAATGGCGAGACACCTGACGTCACGCCGGTTGTGCTCTCCAAGCAAGTCGATTACGCAACACACGGCTTCCCGCCCGCGACCGAAAAGGCCTTCCAGCAGGCTGGCATCCGGATCATTCGCCCGCCGGTCTACTCCGGCCCGGCCTTGCTCTTCAACCTGGACAAGCTGCCAGAGTTCAAGGACAAGCGGGCTCGGCAGGCCATCGCCCATGCCATTGACCGCAACCAGAACGGCACAGTCGCCCTCGGCGACTCAGGCAAAGCCGTGAAGTATATGGCAGGCTTCTCCGACATCATGGTGCCGGACTGGCTTGGGCAGGATACCCTGAGCAAACTCAACACCTATCCGTATGACACCAGCAAGGCTGAACAATTGCTTACCGCTGCTGGCTGGAAGAAGAACGGCAACACCTGGCAGACACCAGATGGCAAGAACGCCGAGTATGAATTGCTCTTCCCCGCCGAATACGCTGACTGGTCGGCCGCAGCGCAGAACGCTGCCGAACAGCTGACCAAGTTCGGCATCAAGGTCACGCCACGCTCAATCACCTATAGCCAACAGCCGATTGAGGTTGACAAAGGTAACTTCCAGCTGGCAATTCAGGCATGGGGCTCGAGCACCAACCCGCATCCCCACTTCTCCTTCGTGCAAGACCTCTTCACCCACAACATCCCGATTGCCGCCAACCAAGGCGGCAAGGGCATGGCGTTCGAGCTCAAGCAGCAGACCGATGTGCTCGGTCAAGTTGACCTCGAACAGCTCGTCGTCCAAGCTGGCCAAGGTCTTGATGAAGCGAAACAGAAAGACGCAGTCGCCAAGGTCGCGCTCGCCTTCAACGAACTGGTGCCGATGGTCCCACTCTGGGAGCGTTACGGCAACAATCCGGTGATCGAAGGCGTGCGTGTTCAACCGTGGCCTGCTGATAGCGATCCGATCTATCTCAACGCGCCCTATGGGGACAACTTCTGCGTCATGATGCTGCTCACGGGCACGCTCAAACCAGTCTAG